The DNA window GCAACCCTACACTCCGTTAAGAAGGCTACGATCCTTATACTCAGGTTTGCTCTCCATCCCCAACACCAAACTCCGAACTTTTGGAGATAGAGCCTTCAGTGTCACAGCCCCCACCCTCTGGATCTCTCTCCCTGCCAAAATACGCAACGCTGATTCTGTAGAAATCTTCAAAAAACTCCTCGAGCAACACCTCTtcactactattattattaagatGCCAACTTAGTTTGATTGACTCAGCTTCCTGAAGTCTTATTAACTTCTGATAAACTCTGGAATAAACTTTGAACAGAACAAACAGTTTCAGTGTTTATATAGACTGCGTTGGGCCACATTACTTTGGAATGTAGTCAGTTACTGAATTCAAAATGATATGGCagtttattaaaacaaattgcACTTTTTGTGACGCATGTGTCTGAAACTGAAGTGACGGACAGAGGCTTTTTAGGTGACAGCTGTTTCAACTGACTAGCTGTTCTTGTTCCTGCCACGAGGTGGAGCACTTGTCAACGAAACTCCTTGTGACAGACATGGCTCATCAGTGGTTcttatgaaaaaatattttatttaccaTATTTCATAAAGCTAACCAACACACATTTATAAGCTTTAACAAATGATATTGTCGTAATATATAGTTAATATTATTGAAATTATTCTGCAATCCTTATGTAATCGCTACCCCACCTAGCATATAGGTGTGGCAATGCTGATTTACAACAGACTTGAAAATGTGCACCCATACTTTAATGAAGCAGCATAGTCTAATAAACTATGTCTGAGAtagcagcagcttctccagaccttcctgctcctcctcctgtatTTGCATCTCTGAGCAGGCCACTGTTTCCAGACAGATTGATTGAGAGCACAGAATGCCATTGTGGAGGAATGTGGGGAGACAGTGATGAGGAGTCAggtgctgcagcttcagcttccccctctgtgtgtgtgtgtgggtacatGCAGGTAAACATTGGGGAACGTACCTTTGGGTTGTTACTGCACTTCTGAAGAAGCTCCTGTTGTAAGAAGTCAGCAACACAAATGCATATTTATGTATCAATATTCTACAATAAAACACATATTAGATCACTGTGACTGAAGACATATATATTCAACAATGTTGGATGATTCTGAAAATCTTCTATAACATAATCAGCACCTTCTGATACTTTTTGAATGACCTGGTTCATTTTACCTGCAACTTCTTCACTCTGTCCTCGGCGTTCGGCAGATCAATCAACTCGTCAATGTTTACCTCCTCTGGCATGTCACCCTCctgaattaaacacacacacacacacacacacacacacacacacacacacacacgcacatacacacacacacagacacacacacacacccacacacacacgtcacagtAAAAGAATGATGCTCTGAACTTTTTTCAGCCTCTGGAACACTGCTCTTCTCCGTACACTCCCACTTGAGTCTTTAAAAATTCCTCATGCAGTTCCCCCATATATTCCCACGTATTCAAAACCTTCACTACTGCTTGCAGCttgttgtacttttacttactgaaatatttaaacCCACAGGAGCGGCATCAATACAGGAAATGGAAAATTATAGATGTTAAATGCATCATACAGGTTTCCAGTATATTTCagcatattttaatgtttttaagcGAATATTCAAGTTGGAGAGTATTGCTGAGAGTAGTGAATATTTATAGCCCTGTGTCTCCGGCTACCTTTGCTGCAGGCTCTTAGATTTAATAAATTGCATAAAACACCCTAATCCCCAACCAAACTGTCTGTGGTGGAAGGTAATGAAGGTACCAGGTCTTGTAACAATCTAACTGTTGTTTCTATATGTCATTagcctatgagacaaattgtgatatgtgaatattggctatacaaatgaaatttgattgaCTGATGTTGCTCGGGGGACCGATTTGTGTGGTACACCGACCAAGAGCAATGAGGGCAAGTAAGAACTGAATTAACTGACAGAGTTGAATAAAGTCACGAGGTATTAGCAACGGAACAAAATTAAACAGGTCTTGACAAAGAAGAATGTgtgaaatacataaaaagaaTAGCCCTGGTTCTGCTGCTCTCATGTGTCTGAGACTCTGAGAGGGTTAGTGCAGCTTTACAAGTCATTCAGGAGACCAGAAATCATTAAGTCACAAATGCTGTGAATATCAAGAAACATAGAGACGcttgaagataaataaataaatatataaaagcacAAGGATTAACTTGTGTGTCTCATTAACCTGTCGAACCAGGTTAGAGTAGTGTTAGTACTTCCTCATACATTTACCAAAATAATGCCCTCTTTGGTTTCAGCCTGCACCCTCTCCCTGCCAATCATTTGTGTTGTTAGACTCTGGGGCTGAATAGCAACAATGTTGACGCAGTACAGTAACAGGGGCCTGCTATGTGTGAACAAACAGCCATTGTACCAGCTGAGTGAAGGGACAGTCTCACCCAGCCTTCCACaccactgctctgctctgcctgtGGAATGAGGCAGAAGCATTGGCCCATAAGACTGTAACTGACAAAAGAATCATTCAATCAatgtcattttgtttgtatagcccatattcactgTAGGAGCCTAGGTCCTATTTGagttcattaatgtttgaataataatttaagttcatgtattaaaatatatttgtgttgattgtgGTAAAAATCTAGCCATTACATTATTTACAGTTAGATAATTAATATTGATAGGTTcatttgacttgacttgaaatgTGTATAGATATTTGCAGGTTTAAAAATTGCCTATAGCACCTTTAATGCGGATTGATCTGTGTGCGTGGTTAAGCTGAGCGGGCAGTCACGTCAGGCATCATGGAGTGGAGCCATATAGTTTTTTGACCTCACTCGTTCactctttttatttgtctttctctcgcTCATTTTTGTGTATCGTCATGCTGGACTGTTGTAtcttgctttatttattttttgaagtAAATTAAGAAAACTAACGAGAGGATTTTGTGGAGTTTTTCCTTTGAGTTCGAGGAGGATAACGAGGGTGAGAGCGTCAAGCTCATGGCTTCATTGTTAAGGAATCTacattcacaaatcataatttgtctCATTAGGGGTTAACAAGGGGCAAACTCATCAGCCCTTAGCCCAGAGGAAAACTACAAAACACTCTTCTAGCAGGGGAAAAAATGCAGAGAGTTGTGTATctatgtttaaagtatttatacaaaggAAAATGTCGGACAGAGATGAGGGGAGTCATGGAAGAAGGAGCACTAATGGCTGTGACTTTTTAACATCTATGCAGTATGGCACTCAGCAGAGtccgtcaaggcccaacagtccccttatgacatcacatttaaattcatgagATCCTGACTTTTATTTAGACCTGGGacaaattgctcacactcataACTAACCATGCCTGATTCGTTTAATGGATTATTCTCTGTGGATATGCACGAAAGACTTGGTACCCTGCAATGTTAACAAAAGGGATTTgaaagattcctggatctgccccctgatgcGGACCCACGCTGACATTTTTATGGGTTCATGTTTGACTTATAAACAATCAATCCGACATTCATGGAAATCCGTCCATttgattttgtgtaatcttccttaaaaactaacaaaccaaccaacaaacgggtgaaaacataacctccttcaCAGACGTAATAATGATGCAAGTCTGAGTCATTATTTAGGCTGTTAAAAGCCAAGAGGAATATATTCTAAATAGACCATTAGCTCcttcatataaaacaaatgttttgagTAGGAGGTCGATTGAATAAATCACTGGCTTATAGGGATCTGTTTAGTCCTTATCTCTCACAGAGATGCCTTATTGTGATAATCTGAatcctaaaaaaacaaacactgagcttTACTCAACACAATCCTGCTTTAACGTCCAAAAATGAACTCTTCTCCCCCATGTCTCCCCCCTTAGAGACCCCACTCCCCCAGCAGCTGCCTCAGCAGCCACATGCACAGGGTCTACCTCCTCTAGGGACATGTACATGCTGCGCTCATCCGCCCTaaccttctcctccttctttctcctcatcaGTCACACTCATCTTCAGCTCCACGCTGCCCATGTAAGGAAGAAACCCCCAAAGGCCGACACATGGACCCAGAGAAGAGGGGGACAGTTGTGGAGTGCACATCTGCACCACCCCAGGCCTTGTAAGGAGAACCAGGCCGGGCCACCTCTGCTCTGCAGTAAACACCTAATGTAACAGGAGACCTCAGCTTCAACACTGTGGCACAATCAACTTCCAACTCACTGTCATTTCTCATGCATACTgtcaatttttattttgttgatgcacTCTGCTACATGCACCTTCTGTCTGtgctgggagagggatccctcacacgtGGCTCTCTGCCTATTTCCCCTGTTAGAAGGGGTTTTGTAGGTTTCCCCCTCTCTAGTGGGTTCAGCTCTGAGGATTTGTTATTATGAGCTatacaaaaaacatttgaatgattGCATGATGCTTGTTTCAGTTACAGTCTCACGGGCCAATGCTCGAAGTATTGAAACTATCCTGATGAATGTTACTTGCTGAGTTGATGAAACCACACCAGCAAGCCTCCTCCTGCCCTCGGACACGCACCTGACCCGCGTACAGTCGATCCAGGCTCTCGTCGATCCACTTCTCCACGTCCAGCCgcctctgcagctccttccGGTTGTACTTCACCGTGACCCGCGCGTGTCTCCTCGGGGGGTAACACCCGTGGTCCTGGTGCGACTCTTTGTCCGGTGACGTTACCCC is part of the Paralichthys olivaceus isolate ysfri-2021 chromosome 15, ASM2471397v2, whole genome shotgun sequence genome and encodes:
- the ppp1r14aa gene encoding protein phosphatase 1, regulatory (inhibitor) subunit 14Aa codes for the protein MAEDRTSPTPVAGDGVTSPDKESHQDHGCYPPRRHARVTVKYNRKELQRRLDVEKWIDESLDRLYAGQEGDMPEEVNIDELIDLPNAEDRVKKLQELLQKCSNNPKTFIQELVGKLEGVQKQDMLQSEGIEHPVICHSHYRHEPYHFNNPHQHYHQTRGQNQTL